The following are encoded in a window of Algiphilus aromaticivorans DG1253 genomic DNA:
- a CDS encoding NUDIX domain-containing protein encodes MTAVFRYCPHCAAPLIDAERGEALRRVCTDESCGYIHWNNPTPVVAAIVEHDGHIVLAHNRSWPPKWYGLITGFLEAGETPEQGVLREVEEELALAGRVEAFVGHYEFARMNQLIIAYHVRAEGEIRLNEELDDYRRIAPEKLRPWPGGTGAAVADWLRGRCLDPN; translated from the coding sequence ATGACGGCGGTCTTTCGCTACTGCCCCCATTGCGCCGCCCCCTTGATCGACGCCGAGCGCGGCGAGGCACTGCGCCGCGTCTGCACAGACGAGAGCTGCGGCTACATCCACTGGAACAATCCGACGCCGGTTGTGGCTGCCATCGTCGAGCACGACGGCCACATCGTGCTGGCCCACAACCGCAGCTGGCCGCCCAAGTGGTACGGGCTGATCACCGGCTTTCTGGAGGCTGGCGAGACGCCCGAACAGGGCGTGCTGCGAGAGGTTGAAGAAGAGCTGGCGCTGGCCGGTCGCGTCGAGGCCTTCGTCGGCCATTACGAGTTCGCGCGCATGAACCAGCTCATCATCGCCTATCACGTGCGCGCGGAAGGCGAGATCCGGCTCAATGAGGAGCTCGACGACTACCGCCGCATCGCGCCGGAGAAACTGCGCCCATGGCCCGGCGGAACGGGCGCTGCGGTGGCCGACTGGCTACGCGGACGATGTCTCGATCCGAACTGA